Below is a genomic region from Prochlorococcus marinus str. MIT 0918.
TGCTTATACGGCAGTAGATAAAGCTGAAGAAGAGTTTGCTACCTGCCATTCAATTAATGCAGGAGCACCTCATGCTTTTCAAGAGGCTCTATCAGATACAGGAGGAGGCTTATTACAAATCAGTACTGACTATGTTTTCAATGGAGAACAAAGCAAGCCGTATAAACCTGAACAACCAACAAATCCAATTAATAACTATGGTTTAAGTAAAGCCAAAGGTGAGATAGCGGCTCTAGAACTTGATAAATCGATAATTCTTAGATCTGGATGGATATATGGAGCTTTTGGGAAAAATTTTTTAAAAACAATGTTGAAAATACATGCTAATGATAATAAAAATATGTCTCCAATAAAAATTGTATCTGATCAAATAGGCACCCCAACAACCTCAATGGAGGTAGCAAAGGCATGTTGGAAATCATTATCACTAAACCTGAAAGGGAAACATATACTTCATTGGTCTAATAGTGGCTGTGCAAGTTGGTATGACTTTGGAGTTGCAATAGCAGAATTAGGTGAAAAATATGGATTCTTTAAAAAAGCAAAAGATATTATTCCGATAAGAACTGTTGATTACCCTAAAGCAGCTAAAAGACC
It encodes:
- the rfbD gene encoding dTDP-4-dehydrorhamnose reductase encodes the protein MLKVLLTGATGQLGQALQISKPKSIELIALAHRDLDLSKKDECINSVKRYNPDWIINAGAYTAVDKAEEEFATCHSINAGAPHAFQEALSDTGGGLLQISTDYVFNGEQSKPYKPEQPTNPINNYGLSKAKGEIAALELDKSIILRSGWIYGAFGKNFLKTMLKIHANDNKNMSPIKIVSDQIGTPTTSMEVAKACWKSLSLNLKGKHILHWSNSGCASWYDFGVAIAELGEKYGFFKKAKDIIPIRTVDYPKAAKRPHYSVLDCIDSKQILDLKQIHWRESLIEVIYQFKEGKLSLD